GCCGGTCTTGCCGGCATCTACGCCACGCGGATGCTGGGCCTTTTCCTGGTATTGCCAATCCTGGCCAACAGTACCCATAGCCTGCCGGGCTATTCCGGTTTCATGGTCGGGCTGGCGCTGGGTATTTACGGATTAACCCAGGCCGTGTTCCAGGTGCCTCTCGGCGTAGCATCGGATTACCTGGGCCGCAAGCCGGTGATTTTTGCCGGCCTGGTGATATTTGCCCTGGGCAGCGTGGTCGCCGCCATGGCCGATACCATGGAGGGCATTATTCTCGGCCGTGCCTTGCAGGGCATGGGCGCCATTGCCGCCGCCGTGCTGGCGTTGGCGGCAGACCTGACCCGCGACGAGCAACGCACCAAGGCCATGGCGACCATCGGCATTACCATCGGCGCATCGTTCATCGTGGCCATGCCGATGGGACCGCTGCTGTGGTCGGCTATCGGCCTGTCCGGCATCTTCTGGTTTATCGCCGCGCTGGCCGTGCTGGGCATGGTTGTTCTGGTATTTGTCATCCCGACACCCGTGCACACGCCACAGAAGCGTGAACTCAGCGTGGTGCGTCGGCAGTTTGTCGAAGTATTGCAGGACAAGAAGCTGTTGCGGCTCGATGCCGGTATATTCATTTTGCACAGCGTCATGACCGCCATGTTCGTGGTAGTGCCACTGGCGCTGGTGAAGTACGGCGAGCTGGCCGCCGATGATCACTGGCAGCTGTATGCGCCGGTCATGCTCCTGTCCATACTCGGCATGGTGCCGATGATTATTCTTGCCGAGCGCAGGCAA
This DNA window, taken from Gammaproteobacteria bacterium, encodes the following:
- a CDS encoding MFS transporter, producing MRLPRQPMNPFERRAVAGLAGIYATRMLGLFLVLPILANSTHSLPGYSGFMVGLALGIYGLTQAVFQVPLGVASDYLGRKPVIFAGLVIFALGSVVAAMADTMEGIILGRALQGMGAIAAAVLALAADLTRDEQRTKAMATIGITIGASFIVAMPMGPLLWSAIGLSGIFWFIAALAVLGMVVLVFVIPTPVHTPQKRELSVVRRQFVEVLQDKKLLRLDAGIFILHSVMTAMFVVVPLALVKYGELAADDHWQLYAPVMLLSILGMVPMIILAERRQMMRSMFVIAVLMLTIAQAILYTRHQSLAGLVAGVFVFFVAFNFLEASLPSLLSRMAPTAGRGAAVGVYSSFQFLGAFTGGVIGGWVFNRYGIGSVFVFCTLGLLAWFVIALGMPRLEQLVTRTIKVNVANEAAASALAEELARIAGVREAVVILEQATAYIKVDESRLDEAALARYQA